The genomic segment AACTCAAAGTCCGCGTCCGCGTAACGGTCCGCACCAACCTCCTGCAGTTAATCGGCGGTGCCACGGAACAAACAGTCATCGCCCGCATCGGCGAAGGGGTCGTTTCGGCGATCGGCTCTTGTGAAACCTATGCAGAAGCGCTGGCCGAACCGGTTCGCATCAGCCATCAAGTCATGGAACGCGGATTGGATTCGCAAACGGCCTTTTCGATCGTTTCCATCGACATCGCCGACATCGACGTGGCAGAAAACGTGGGCGCTCGCCTGCAAACGGATCAAGCGGAGGCGGACATCCGGATCGCCCGCGCCAAGGCCGAGGAACGCCTCGCGGCCGCAATTGCTTTTGAACAAGAAATGAAGGCGCTCACGCGCGAAAATCAGGCACGGGTTGTCCTGGCGGAGGCGCAAGTCCCCGCCGCGATTGCTCATGCCTTTCGAGCGGGCCAATTGGGAATGGACGGGCCACCGGATGCCGAACGCAGGAGCGTCGCGTCCACTGGATCTCGCTGGACAGACAATGGCCATTAAACTACGACTGACATATTGGTCGTAGTGGCTACAACAACGTAGTTTCGGAGGACTTCATTTTGCCGTTAGAAAAAAAATGTTGGACTGAGTACGGCGTGACTTTAAGAAAACGCCTTTTTCAGAGTCGTTCGTTTGATGTCACTTTGTCGATTGAATCGATCAAAACCGAATCGCATACGACGAATTCTCTCAAACGACTTGAACGACTCAGTTTCTGGGATCCGATTCAAGCGGTCGACCCCGGCTGGGATGCGCTCTATCAACAGGGTGTCATCGTTGATTTTGTCCCCAACGACGAAGGTAAAGTCTCAGAAGTAACCTTCCGCCTGGAAAAAAGCCGCGAACAACACCTGGAACGAATTATCGAATCCAGCGGGACATAGCCCTCGCAGCGCACGGCACAGCGTCTGCAAGTATTGTGGGTCGGCCTTTGCTATTCGCCGGTTCCCACGACTCGCGTGCGCGCTGCCGTCGCGGTATGATAGCCTGCTGAGACAATCGTTCTTTCCAGGCACATTCCACGATTCGGTACCTACTGATGAAAACACACTTTGGCTCGATCCTGCTCATCGCCGGTATTCTCGTATCCGCAACGCTGTTTTGCCGCGCGGACGAGGACAAAACACAGTCAACCGTGACAGCCGCCAAGATCAATGGCACTGGGCCCGGCTGGAAATCGCTCACACTCGAGGATTTCACCAACGTCAATTGCGACAAGGACACTTGGAGCTTCCAAGACGGGACGTTCCATTGCACAGGCAAGCCGGTCGGTGTGATTCGTTCGAACAAGACCTACACCAACATGGAATTGGTGGTACAGTGGCGGCACCTGAAGTCAGCCGGCAATTCCGGCGTCTTCATCTGGACTCCGCCCGCCTCGCTGGAGGGACTTAAGCCGGGAAAATTGCCGCACGGAATCGAAAACCAAGTCCTCGATCACGGGTATGCCGAGAATTTCGAAAAGAAAAACGGCAAAAAGTCGGACTGGTTCACCACGCACGGCGACGTCTTTCCTGTGGGGAATTCGAAAATGAAGCCATTCCCTCCCTTTGCTCCCAACGGCCGTCGCAGTTTCCCTTCCAAAAACCTCAGCAAAGGGGTAGGAGAGTGGAATCACTATTATATCCGAGCGGTCAACGGAGAGGTTCGCTTGTGGGTCAACGGCGAAGAAGTCTCCGGCGGCACAGAGTGTGATCCGCGGACCGGATATTTATGCTTGGAATCTGAGGGTTCCCCCATAGAATTCCGTGACTTGCGAATTCGTGAGCTACCGTGACATAATTGAGCGCGGGCCACCCTACCTACAAGTAGTTTCAAAACCCTCTGACGCGTCCCGCTGACACTGACCTGAACGTTTCGAGAACAAGCGCAACTGGGTTTTGAAACTGGTTCTACAAATTCCCACTTATTTGATTTCGTCGGCGAGCAACTTTACGTACTTGGCCGGCGAGAAAGGAACGACACATGAAACTCTCATTGATTGTCGCCACTGGTCTGGTCATGATGTTGGCCTCGTTGAGCTTCGCCGCAAAGGACAAGGAAAAAGACTCAGGCAAAAAAAAGGAGCATCCGGTGTTCAGCCAAGAGATGAAGTCGCTCACAGGCAAAAAAATCGACCTCTCGAAGTACAAAGGCAAGGTCTTATTCATCGTCAATACGGCAAGTCAATGTGGAGCAACGAAGCAATACAAGCAATTGGAAGAGTTGCACGAAAAATATGGCGAGAAAGGACTGGCGGTTCTCGGATTCCCCTGCAATCAATTCGGCAAACAAGAACCGGGTACGAGCGAGGAAATTATCGCTTTCTGTGAAGAGAATTATGGTGTCAAGTTTGACATGTTTTCGAAGGTCGAAGTCAATGGCGAAGATGCCGCCCCGCTGTACAAATTCCTGACGTCCAAAAAAACGGGGCTGGAAGATGTCGGCGAAGTAGAATGGAACTTCGAGAAGTTTCTGATCAACCGCGACGGAAAAGTTGTCGCCCGCTTCCGCACCCCCGTGAAGCCCGATGCACCCGAGGTGATCAAAGCCGTCGAAGCGGAACTGGCAAAGAAATAGACACGACGAAAGACAAGGATCCGCACCGGGGCCTCGCCGGTGCTACGATTTAAAGTTGCCAAGGCAACCAGACAACCGAGATTTCCGCTATTAAATCCTGGAGGTGAGTGAATGCAGTTACGAAACCAACGAATGACATGGCTGTGCGCCGTGTTGCTCATGGCAGTCATGCCGGGATGCGCAGCAAAAAAGGATGATGCCGCCACGCCCGGTTCATCGACCGCCGCTTCAACCGACACCCCAGTCGAATCTAAAACAGCCACAGAACCGGAGGCCAAAGAGGTCGCAGATGCGACAGCCGAACCTGTCGCCAAGCCAGAAGCAGAGCCTAAAGCCGAGGCAGAGGTAACACCATCTGAAACGGTAGTCGCCAAGGCACCGGCTGAACCCGCTAGCGAAAAGAAAGCGGCTCCTGAGAAAAAACCAGCGGCGAAGCCGCCGACGGTGGACTCGCCTCTCACAGCGGGAATTCCAGGCGAAGGACCGCTGACGACTGAGGAAATCACAAAATGGCTCGAAGACCCCAAAAACCACAAGGTCATCGACTTTCAATTGCCGTTGGGAATGGCCTCGGCACAAGCAGCGATCAAGGGCCTTGACGAGAATCCCCTCACGCTTGCCAAAATCGAGTTGGGCCGCCAGTTGTATTTTGATCCACGGCTCTCCTCCGACACAACCATCAGTTGTGCCAGTTGCCACGATCCCGAGGAAGGATTTGCACGACAGACTCAATTTGGAGTGGGTGTCAACGGACAAGAAGGCGGCCGCAATTCGCCGGTCAGCTACAACCGTATCTTAAGCGACAAACAATTCTGGGATGGTCGCGCCGAATCACTGGAAGCCCAAGCGGTCGGGCCGATCGCCAACCCCATCGAAATGGGTAATACACACGACGCGTGCGTGGTTTGCCTGAAGGGCATCGACGGTTATCGTTTGCAATTCGAGTCGATTTTCGGTGACGAAGGGGTCACGATCGATAACGTTGGACGCGCACTCGCCTCATTCGAACGCGTGATCGTCACCGGCGCATCACCGTTTGACTATGCCGAGAACGCCAAACGGTTTGCCGATCTGAGCGACGAAGAATTGGCCGAAATCAAAACCGATGATCCGGAGTTCTATGAAGAAATCGAGCAAGCCAAGAAAGACGCAGAGGCTCATCCGATGTCGGAAAGCGCCCAACGCGGCTGGGCGCTGTTCTTCGATGAACAGAAAACCGACTGTAAGGCCTGCCACGCCGGTGCAAACTTCACCGACGAGCAATATCACAATCTGGGCGTAGGAATGGATGTCGATGATCCGGACCTCGGCCGTTTCACAGAATCCAAGGAGAAGAAGGACCACGGTGCCTTCAAAACTCCCACGTTACGCAACGTCGAATTCACAGCTCCGTACATGCATGACGGCAGCCAGCAAACGCTGGAAGAGGTTGTCGAATGGTACGCCAAGGGAGGACATCCCAATCCGCACCTAAGCGACAAGATCAAGAAGCTGGACCTGACCGATCAGGACAAGGCTGATTTGGTGGAGTTCATGAAAGCGCTCACGGGACCGTTCCCCAAAGTTGAGCGCAACCGACTACCCAAGTAGGACCATTCGATTCGCCTCCCAACAGGGGAAAACGCAATCAATTCTGCCCGGCCGCGCCATTGCGTGGTCGGGCTTTTTTTATTGATTTTCAGCGGTGTACTGCGCAATCACATTGGTGCGAATGCCGCCGCGCGGTGTAAACGCCGCGTGAACTGTCATCGAGCGCGGTTGAGTGACGGCAACCAGGTCATCCAGTATCAAGTTGGTGACATGCTCATAAAATGCGCCATGGTTGCGAAAACGCTGCAGGTACATTTTGAGCGACTTCAGCTCGAAGCACAATTTGTCGGGAACGTACGTAATCGTCAGTTCGCCAAAATCGGGCTGTCCAGTCTTGGGACAGACCGATGTGAATTCGGGGCAAATCGTTTCGATTGTATAGTCGCGATCAGGAAACTGGTTTTCAAACGTTTCCAATTCCTGGCGAAAACCTTCAGCCATGCGGGACACCCTTTCTGTTGCCACTCTGGAAAAATCTATCCAGAGTGCATTGTAGTGAGGTGTCGGCTGCGGACCAATTCGCTGGGGTGGAAAATCGCGTTGCTAATCGATCAACGGAGACTCGTTGTCGTCCACCACGCCTTCGAATTGCAGTCCATATTCCCAGAATTCCTGCGAGACTCGGCGATTACGGGTCGTGCGTACGTAAAAATACTTTTTTTGTTCTTGGTCTGGACTGAGGCAAACAATCGCCTTCTCAAACTTGAGTTGCCCGGGATACAGTAACGAAAGGCCGCCTGAGGAAAGGTTGCGGGCCCAAGCCTCGAACGAGTAGTGCACCGTCTTTTCGGCGAACTGCGTATACCCGTCCGGGACGAACACCGCAACGCGCTGCCGAAAGGTATTGCGAGGCTGCGTTCGTTTTGTGGAATAATGCCCCTTGCAGCGATCCGCCCAATGATCGAGATCATTTAAGAGTCGAATCGCTTCTTCATCTTGACTGTCCGTCAAGGGAGCCGGTGGTGAGAATTGTTCCATCGTTGGTTCGCTAGTTACTGACCAGAGATACGGCCGGGAATCGGTGTCTGGGAAAACATCGCAATCGTCAAAGCGAAAAATCGCAATTTTGTAACACCACCAAGATAGCTCACGTTTCAATGATTCGGCCCAGAAAACCGTCGTCAGAATGCCCGAGACAGTGCGACAGCCCTCCTTCAGGGTACTGTTGTAAGAGGTGCAACGAATAATCCTACGGGCCACTTCCAGACATCGAATACTGGATAACGCAATCCATGCAGTTTCTGGAAAAATGTGTGTCCGGTTTTGTCAGCGGTTTGTGATCCTGCTTGGTGAGGCAAGACACAACCCGGCCAACCACACAACGACAAATCACAAGGGATTGTCAAATAAAAGCCGCGGTAACACCCCCTCGCAGAGAATCACATATTTTGCCCGACATGGTGGAGACTGGCACAATGCCCGATGGAACCCGAAAACGACGACATTCGTCGAACATTGCCAAGCGTCGATGGTATGCCCAGCACCGTGCCGTGCGATTCGCAAATCGCTTCGGTTTTTAGGCCCACTTTTATGAAAGGTTTGAACAATTACGATAGACTGATAACCGCCCGAATCAATTCGGGCGGTTTTTTTGTGCGCCTACAGTCAGACACCCCGCTCCCGTTTGAGCGGCGCAAGAAACTTCCCGGCCAACTGGAGCATGAACCGCCGATGATCGAAGCCCCCCCCATCGCCATGCGTTACCCTCGCTGCAATTTGGCGGCTTGTATGCTCCCTTGGACCGAAAACTGGGAACTCGATGTCGCAGCCTTCACCGAGCATGTTAACAGGTTCTTACAGGCAGGTTACAGCAGCTTGTATGTGATGGGCACCGCGGGTGAAGGCTATGCGCTCAGCGATCACCGGTTTCAGCAGGTTGTACAAACCTTTGCGGAGTTGACCGTCGGCGAGGGACTCGATCCACAAGTCGGCGTGATCGCGCTCTCCATGGAACAGATCACCGAACGGATTGCTTGCGCCTATCACTACGGCATCCGCATGTTTCAAATCTCGTTGCCCAGTTGGGGCCCGCTCGATGAATCCGAAACCATGCTTTTCTTCAAATCGGTGTGCGGCGCATTCCCCGATTGCCGATTCCTGCATTACAACCTGCCGCGCGTGGGGCGGATCATCGGTGGAGCGGAGTATCGTCGCATCGCCGATACTGTGCCGAATCTCGTCGCCACCAAAAACAGTTCCACCGACTACGCCCGCACCGCGGACCTACTGAAACATACACCCGATTTGCAGCATTTTCTGCTCGAGTCAAATTATGCCATGGGTTGCTCGATGGGCGAATGTTCGCTGCTGTGCAGCCAGGCGGGACTATTCCCCGAGACCACTTGGCGACTGTTCCAGGCAGGGTTGGACGATGATCTGCCCGAGCTATTTCGCATCACTGCCTTACTGCACGGCGTCACTCGGCGTCTATTTGCCCATTGTCAGCGGCGGATGATCGATGGCTGTTATGACAAGACCTTCCTGTGGCTGCGTGATCCACAATTCCCCACACGCATGCTCCCCCCATATCTGGGGTTGAGCGATGAGGAACATCAAACCTGCCGCGCCGTATTCGACGCGGAGTTTCGGCAGATTCCGTAGCTGATTTGTTCGCGGAAGACTTCCCACCCTCGTTGCTCGCCGGTCATCAATGACTTGACCGACGAACCGGTCGCCGCAGTGACACGGTTAAAAAAACCACGTCTGGTCTGAAACGACTTGCCCATTAGCACTCGAATCAATCAGGCAATTGGCCATCGACAATGTCGTGGAGCACGAACTTCGACGGATCCGCAACGACGTGCTTCACCTTTTTGCGTTGGTAGGTGTAAGTGAAATGCACCATACCATCAGCGGTTTGAATGACGGCCGGGTAGGAGAATTCCCCTTTTTCATCTTCGAGCACCAATGCCGCTTTCCAATTTTTGCCATCTTCCGAGACCGCCACGTTGAGCAATCCCCGCCCGCGACCACCGCGGATTGAGTGATTGTAAATCAATATTTGTCGACCATCGGCCAACGTGACCGCATCGGTGCCGGAATTGGGATTGGGCAACTCGGTCGCCGTCATCTTGCTCCAAGTTTTGCCACCATCCTCCGACCAACTCTGTGTGATTACTTTTTCGCGGCTACGGCAAAGGACCTGCATCCGTCCATCTTCATAGGTCAAAATGCTGGGCTGAATCGCGTTGAATTCTTTGCCGTCGTTGATCGGTCCCACGCGCTCCCAGGTCTTGCCCAAGTCGCTCGTCCGTTCGAAGTGGACCCGCCAGCCGTCGTATTCGGTGCTCGATCCGCACAGGATGTCGCCATTGGCCAATTGAATCGGTTTGTTTTTGACCGGACCATCAATGCCCTCGGGGAGTCGTCGCGGTTGGTCCCACGTCTTGCCGCCATCGGCCGACGTCGTCAGCATGCCCCACCAGGTGCGGGGGTCCGGGCCGACTTTATAAAACAATAACAGCGGGCCTTCTTTGGGTTGAAACAGTACCGGATTCCAACAAGGATGCCGTTTTCCGGCGTATTGAATTCCATTGGCGACTTCAACCGGCGGCGTCCATTTTCCGTCCTCTTGCCGCGAAACCCAAATTCCGACATCCGGGTTCTTCTCGTGTTTTCCGGCAAACCAAGCCGTAACCAGACCGGTGTCGGTTTCAACAATCGTCGAGGCGTGGCACGAGGGAAATGGAGCGGTGTCGTAGATGAATTCCTCCTTGAGAACTCCCGGCTGCTGTTCTGCGGCCTGCACGCCGGAAAATAATACAACTCCCAGGACGACTGCCCCCGTCAATGTTGACAACCTCGACTGTAAACCAATCATCACGTCTCCCTTCAGACTGCCCATTTTGGCGGGCATGGTATTCATTAGAATTTCATACAACTCTCTACCCTCGACGGAGTCGCTCGAACTGAGGGATTCCAACAAGTATACTGGAATTCACAGTTATCGCGACAGTCTCACGATAAACTACAGTCGAGCCATTGTTCACGAGCCATAGTTCAACAGACCGCCAATGCAGGCAAGGATTCTGACATGAATCACGTTATTCGTTCAACGAACCGTAATGACAATCATTTGACGTGGCCCGTAATCGCAAAGGGTGCGTTCTTGTTTTGCGCAGCAGTGATTGGATTGGCAACCTGTCTGCCCAATTCGTCCCTGGCCAATGACTGGCCAACGTACATGCACGATAACGCCCGCGCCGGACACACGACCGAATCCATCAAGACCCCGCTACAATTACGCTGGACGATCTCGCCTGATGCGGCGCCGCAAATGGCGTGGTCGGGAACCGACAACCGAACTATCGAAGGCAAATTAGTACGCGATCGCATGACCTTCGACGACGCGTTTCACGTCGCCGTTGTGGGAGATCGCTTGTACTACGGATCCTCAGTCGATGATCAATTGCATTGCGTCGACATCAGCAACGGCAAAGAGTTGTGGAGTTTCTACAGCGGGGGACCGATTCGCTTGGCCCCGACAGTGGCCGAGGGTCGCGTATACTTTGGATCGGACGATGGCAACGCCTATTGCCTCAATAGCGATGACGGCGGCTTGATCTGGAAACACCGCGCTGGACCCGACGACGACTGGTTGATCGCACGACAAGAGATGATTTCACGCTGGCCGATCCGAACCGGGATTCTCGTCGATGACGGTCTCGCCTATTTCGGTGCGGGAATCTTTCCGCATGAGAATATCTACCTGTATGCCGTCAACGCGAATGACGGTTCATTAGTCTGGAAACGAGACACGATCAGCGAAGAAGATGCTGGTCGCAACGACTTGTCGCCGCAAGGTTACTTGTTGGCCAACGACGAATTGTTGTTTGTCCCCTCCGGGCGATCATTGCCGGCGGCTGTGGATCGCAAGACGGGCAAGGTGGTCCACAAACGCGTTCACGGATGGCGGGGCGACGCGGGTGGGGTTGTTGGCGGCTCGAAGGCGTTGCTAGCGTCGGGGCAAATCTTCTGCTGGGGCGATCACCATATCCTACCGATGGAACAAAAGACCGGCGACGTTGGTTACGGTTGGTTTACCGGATATCAGTTAGCGATGGCCGATGAATATGCATACACGCTCAGCGGAAAATCGTTGATCAAACTCGACCGAGACGCTTATGCCGCCGGTAGCCGCGAACGCCACAAAATAGAACAAGGCCTGCGGCCGATCATGCGTAAAATCTACACTAAAGAAGGCGAAGAACTAGAAAAAGCCAAAACAGAGTTGAAGGAACTAGAAGCCAAAATCCAACAAGCAGACCAAGTGGGTGTCATCTGGAAAACTCCGTTTGACGGGGAATCATCACTGTTGGTGGCGGGGGATTTGGTCTTCGCCGGCAAAGATGGGGAAGTCGCCGCCTTTTCTAACGAAACGGGCAAGCCCCTTTGGAGCGCCCCGGTCGACGGCGAAGCCCGCGGATTGGCAGTCGCCGGCGGAAATCTGTTTGTAAGTACCAGCACCGGCAAGATCTATGCCTTCGCATCGGCCGATACGCCCGCTGCCCCCTCGGCGGTCGCTAAAAAGAACATCGGGGCTGATCCCTATCCCCAAGACGAACTGACAAAGTTTTATCAAGACGCAGCGGCGGACATCTTAAAGACCACCGGTGTCAATCGCGGCTTCGCACTCGTATTGGGCAACGAACAAGGACGACTCGCCTATGAACTAGCGCGGCAAAGCGAGCTGACGTTGTATTGTTTGGAACCGGACGCGGAAAAAGTCGCTGCCGCCCGCAAAGCCCTCAACGCTGCGGGGCTCTACGGTAGTCGGGTGACCGTGCATCAGGCTGATTTTGCACCGGTCCCTTACTCGAGCTATTTCGCGAATTTGATCGTGTCCGACACCCAATTACTGGGGGGAACCGTTCCCGGAAATCCAGCCGAAATCGCGCGACACCTCAAACCGCTCGGGGGCGTGGTTTATCTGGGCGGCAAAAAGGACGATCCCTCGCAAGCAGTTCAAAGCCGTCACGACTGGTTGGCGGGCATGAAACTGGCCGACCAATCACACACCTCGACCGATGCAACGGCGATCACATTGACCCGCGACAAACTGCCGGGCGCAGCCAATTGGTCGCACCAATACGGCGATCCGGGTAACACCGCCAGTAGCACCGACCGCCGTTTGAAGGGCGGGCTGGGCGTCCTATGGTATGGCGATCCCGGCCCCGGCAAAATGGTCAACCGACACGACGGGGCCGTTGGTCCGCTTTCCATCGACGGTCGATTGATCGTGCAGGGAGAAAACAGCGTCATGGCTTACGACGCCTACAACGGGATGTTCTTGTGGGAGCGGGAGGAGCCCAATGCTGTGCGGACCGGGGTATTTCAAAATCAAAATCCCGGAAACCTCGTAGCCGGCGGCGATGATCTGTTCGTCATGGTTCGCGGTGAATGTCATAACCTTGATCTGGCGACCGGCGAAATCAAAGCCACCTATACCGTTCCGCCCGCCGCGGGAGGCGAAGATCACGAATGGGGTTATCTGGCCTACCAAGACGGACTATTAATCGGCACCGCCACGATCCGCCAAGAGGTCGAACGCCGTAAGCAACGTCGCGGTAAAGTGACCGATGACAGCACGACCGGTTTGTTCGCCATCGACACCAAGACCGGTAAGACCGCCTGGAGCTATCAAGGCAAACATATCGCCCACCACACCATTGCCCTGGGACCGGAACGGGTCTTCTTCATCGACAGTACGATCACCAGTGACCAACGCGATGAGTTGCTGCGCGAAGACAAAACGGAACTAAAAAAACTGACCGGCGACGAGGCGAAAGAGGCCGAAGAGCGGATGAAACGGGTTGACGCTCGCTTGGCGGTCGCTCTGGATGCACGTACCGGTGAGAAATTGTGGGAAACCCCGGTCGACGTGACCGATTGCAGTGAAATCGGCACCGGCGGGGGCAAATTGACCTTGATGGTGCAAAACAACGTGCTGGTACTCTGCGGGGCCAACGCCAACGGCCACTATTGGAAACAATTCCTCGCCGGGGAATTCAAAAGTCGCCGGCTCGTGGCGCTGTCGGGAGAAGATGGACATAAGTTGTGGGCCAAGGATGCCAACTATCGGCATCGTCCAATCATTATCGAAGATCAGATCGTCGCCGAACCGTGGGGATTTGACCTCTACACCGGCGCGCAGCGCATGCGGAAACATCCGATCACCGGCCAAGAGGTCCCCTGGAGCATGGTCCGTACCGGACACCATTGCGGCATGATGACTGCCACGCCGGACATGATGTTTTTCCGCTCCGGCTTTACCGGGTTTTACGACCTGAACGCCGACAACGGCACGCGGCACTTTGCCGGGCACCGCACCGGATGCTGGATCAACATGATTCCCGCCAACGGCCTGTTGATGGTCCCTGAAGCGAGTGCGGGTTGTGTCTGCCTATTTTCGATTGCCTCGACCATTGTGATGGAACCGCGCGAACCCCGACGGGATTGGACGATCTATAGTTCCGTAGGAAAATCGACACCGGTGAAACATTTGGCACTCAACTTCGGCGCTCCTGGTGATCGTCGTGATGCAGGTGGAACCGTCTGGCTGGCCTATCCTCGTCCCAAAGCCTACAAGGAAACCGGATTGGTCCTGCCGCTGGAATTGCAAACCGGCTTCGCCGACGGCGGGAAATACTCCGGGATCAACAGCCAAGCCGAAGCGTTGACAGACGTTGAGTCTCCCTGGATTTATTCCTATTGGGCCGAAGGGTTAAAACAACTTACCATCCCACTGCAAGAGCAGGGGGCCGATCCGGCAAGCTATCGCGTTAAATTCTATTTCACGGGGCGCCAGGGTGATCCATCCGCCACAGCGAAATTTGATGTTAAAATCCAAGGCGAGACTTTACTGGACAACGTGGGCCTCGACAAATCAGATAGTGGCAACGGGCGTTCAGCAGTACACGAAGTGGCTGGGATTTCCGTGACCGACAATCTCGTTGTCGAATTCGTCCCGCGCGATGGAAGTGACGCTCCGATTCTCAGCGGCATTAAAATCGAACGCGAGTAATCGCACCCCGCGCAGCACGTTTCCATCCTCACCATTGACCAAAGGCAACGCCGGTGTCCGACGCCGCACATAAATTGAGCGACGACAAGATCTGGGAAACGATCCGCGCGGAGACTCAGCATGCGGCTACCCAAGAGCCGATCCTGGCCAGTTTTCTGCACGCCACGGTTCTCAAACACGAGACGCTCGAAGATGCGATGAGTTTTCATCTCGCGGGCAAACTCGCCGATGTGAACGTGACGGCCATGTTGATCCGCGAAGTGATCGACGAAGCCTTCGCCAGCGATCCTCGGATTCGCGCTGCCTTGCGGTGTGACATTCAAGCGGTCCGCGACCGTGACCCGGCGTCGGAATTCTATTATGTGCCGATGCTTTTCTTCAAAGGTTTTCATGCGCTACAAAGTTATCGTATCGCGCATTGGTTGTGGGGGCAGAATCGGCGGGCGATGGCACTGCACCTGCAAAGCCGTATTTCAGAGGTCTTCGCTGCGGATATCCAC from the Symmachiella macrocystis genome contains:
- the cysE gene encoding serine O-acetyltransferase — encoded protein: MSDAAHKLSDDKIWETIRAETQHAATQEPILASFLHATVLKHETLEDAMSFHLAGKLADVNVTAMLIREVIDEAFASDPRIRAALRCDIQAVRDRDPASEFYYVPMLFFKGFHALQSYRIAHWLWGQNRRAMALHLQSRISEVFAADIHPAARIGQGILLDHGTSVVIGETAVVENNVSMLHEVTLGGTGKATGDRHPKVRHGVLVGAGAKILGNVEIGTGAKIAACSVVLEDVPAHCTVAGIPAKIVGRLSVAEPALDMDHMLPHHHADGSGI
- a CDS encoding PQQ-like beta-propeller repeat protein, which codes for MNHVIRSTNRNDNHLTWPVIAKGAFLFCAAVIGLATCLPNSSLANDWPTYMHDNARAGHTTESIKTPLQLRWTISPDAAPQMAWSGTDNRTIEGKLVRDRMTFDDAFHVAVVGDRLYYGSSVDDQLHCVDISNGKELWSFYSGGPIRLAPTVAEGRVYFGSDDGNAYCLNSDDGGLIWKHRAGPDDDWLIARQEMISRWPIRTGILVDDGLAYFGAGIFPHENIYLYAVNANDGSLVWKRDTISEEDAGRNDLSPQGYLLANDELLFVPSGRSLPAAVDRKTGKVVHKRVHGWRGDAGGVVGGSKALLASGQIFCWGDHHILPMEQKTGDVGYGWFTGYQLAMADEYAYTLSGKSLIKLDRDAYAAGSRERHKIEQGLRPIMRKIYTKEGEELEKAKTELKELEAKIQQADQVGVIWKTPFDGESSLLVAGDLVFAGKDGEVAAFSNETGKPLWSAPVDGEARGLAVAGGNLFVSTSTGKIYAFASADTPAAPSAVAKKNIGADPYPQDELTKFYQDAAADILKTTGVNRGFALVLGNEQGRLAYELARQSELTLYCLEPDAEKVAAARKALNAAGLYGSRVTVHQADFAPVPYSSYFANLIVSDTQLLGGTVPGNPAEIARHLKPLGGVVYLGGKKDDPSQAVQSRHDWLAGMKLADQSHTSTDATAITLTRDKLPGAANWSHQYGDPGNTASSTDRRLKGGLGVLWYGDPGPGKMVNRHDGAVGPLSIDGRLIVQGENSVMAYDAYNGMFLWEREEPNAVRTGVFQNQNPGNLVAGGDDLFVMVRGECHNLDLATGEIKATYTVPPAAGGEDHEWGYLAYQDGLLIGTATIRQEVERRKQRRGKVTDDSTTGLFAIDTKTGKTAWSYQGKHIAHHTIALGPERVFFIDSTITSDQRDELLREDKTELKKLTGDEAKEAEERMKRVDARLAVALDARTGEKLWETPVDVTDCSEIGTGGGKLTLMVQNNVLVLCGANANGHYWKQFLAGEFKSRRLVALSGEDGHKLWAKDANYRHRPIIIEDQIVAEPWGFDLYTGAQRMRKHPITGQEVPWSMVRTGHHCGMMTATPDMMFFRSGFTGFYDLNADNGTRHFAGHRTGCWINMIPANGLLMVPEASAGCVCLFSIASTIVMEPREPRRDWTIYSSVGKSTPVKHLALNFGAPGDRRDAGGTVWLAYPRPKAYKETGLVLPLELQTGFADGGKYSGINSQAEALTDVESPWIYSYWAEGLKQLTIPLQEQGADPASYRVKFYFTGRQGDPSATAKFDVKIQGETLLDNVGLDKSDSGNGRSAVHEVAGISVTDNLVVEFVPRDGSDAPILSGIKIERE